One window of Rhodococcus qingshengii JCM 15477 genomic DNA carries:
- a CDS encoding DUF6636 domain-containing protein has protein sequence MQLPITVVEQLLPPNRIPNRHWLATAARTTTIVVATATATMAILAGCTTADSPTGAGTSAAPPGIDTSMMPTTGNDVAPSPPPATPTTTSMTNTGTIQATNTDSAEPREGLHAVDPAVLSADGNGITWVSPSGNIWCRISEGEYGSGCQARDAPVPNGATCVNPTFTVEQLSKGFYLHPDSVQPACFNQGVFTTEHPTALEYGQSVTTGGYTCISRRSGMACTTAGGDHGFELSTETASWF, from the coding sequence GTGCAACTCCCCATAACTGTTGTCGAACAACTGCTTCCACCCAACCGCATCCCCAATCGGCACTGGCTGGCCACGGCCGCCCGCACCACGACCATCGTTGTCGCGACGGCTACAGCCACGATGGCGATACTCGCCGGATGCACAACCGCTGACAGTCCAACCGGAGCGGGCACATCGGCGGCACCGCCGGGCATCGACACGTCGATGATGCCCACCACGGGCAATGACGTCGCACCCTCACCTCCACCTGCCACACCCACGACTACCAGCATGACGAATACAGGGACCATCCAAGCAACGAACACCGACAGTGCCGAACCGCGTGAGGGTCTGCATGCGGTCGATCCGGCCGTGCTGTCCGCCGACGGAAACGGAATAACATGGGTATCGCCGTCGGGCAACATCTGGTGCCGCATCTCCGAGGGAGAGTACGGTTCCGGATGCCAAGCCCGAGACGCACCCGTTCCGAACGGAGCAACCTGCGTCAATCCCACCTTCACCGTCGAACAATTGAGCAAGGGCTTCTACCTGCATCCCGACAGCGTCCAGCCCGCGTGCTTCAACCAAGGCGTGTTCACTACCGAACACCCCACCGCCTTGGAGTACGGCCAGTCCGTCACCACCGGCGGATACACCTGCATCTCTCGACGGAGCGGCATGGCATGCACCACGGCAGGCGGCGATCACGGCTTCGAACTATCCACTGAAACAGCATCCTGGTTCTGA
- a CDS encoding alkane 1-monooxygenase — protein MSLDSEDSAAPTTPQWRDRKRYWWPLGLLIPLSPFLSWLLVEHLHLGLFWATGAWILVLVIPIVDLIVGHDGHSPPEDAIPALQEDRYYRWCTYLYLPLQYAGLVFACWCWVHAPMATGEKIALAMTVGVVAGVGINAAHELGHKSERVERWLAKMVLAQSLYGHFYVEHNHGHHIRVATPQDPASARFGESFWMFLPRSVVGGLRSGWRIETARLRRRGKPVWSGGNNIVQAWAFSVGMFAILIAVFGWQIVPWLLLQAFAGISFLEAANYLEHYGLLRARREDGSFIKARPEDSWNSDHLVSNLFLYQLQRHSDHHANPRLRYQSLRSAPTAPQLPAGYAVMIVCAWIPPVWRRIMDHRVLDYYGGDLDYVNTRTRAQ, from the coding sequence CTGTCCCTTGACAGTGAGGACTCCGCGGCGCCGACAACTCCGCAGTGGAGGGACCGAAAGCGGTACTGGTGGCCGTTGGGATTGCTGATCCCGCTGAGCCCGTTTCTGTCCTGGCTGCTTGTCGAGCACCTTCACCTAGGACTGTTCTGGGCCACCGGAGCATGGATTCTGGTGCTCGTCATCCCGATCGTCGACCTGATCGTCGGCCACGACGGTCACAGCCCGCCCGAAGACGCTATCCCAGCTTTGCAGGAAGATCGGTACTACCGGTGGTGCACGTACCTGTATCTCCCGTTGCAGTACGCGGGGTTGGTGTTCGCATGCTGGTGCTGGGTTCATGCCCCGATGGCGACGGGAGAGAAAATCGCTCTCGCGATGACCGTCGGGGTCGTCGCAGGTGTCGGAATCAATGCCGCCCACGAACTCGGCCACAAGAGCGAGCGCGTCGAGCGGTGGTTGGCGAAAATGGTCCTGGCCCAATCGTTGTACGGGCACTTCTACGTCGAGCACAATCACGGTCACCACATCCGGGTGGCGACGCCGCAGGACCCGGCCAGTGCCCGGTTCGGGGAATCGTTTTGGATGTTCCTCCCTCGCAGCGTGGTAGGGGGCCTGCGATCGGGATGGCGGATCGAAACAGCGCGCCTGCGCCGCCGGGGGAAACCGGTATGGAGCGGCGGGAACAACATTGTGCAGGCATGGGCATTCAGCGTCGGCATGTTCGCGATCTTGATCGCGGTGTTCGGATGGCAGATCGTCCCGTGGCTTCTCCTGCAAGCATTCGCGGGGATCTCATTCCTCGAGGCCGCGAACTACCTGGAACATTACGGGCTCCTGCGGGCTCGCCGCGAGGACGGAAGTTTCATCAAGGCCCGCCCCGAAGACAGTTGGAACAGTGATCACCTCGTCTCCAACCTGTTCTTGTATCAACTGCAACGTCACAGTGACCATCACGCGAATCCGCGCCTGCGGTACCAGTCGTTGCGCAGTGCCCCGACCGCGCCACAACTGCCGGCCGGATACGCGGTGATGATCGTCTGCGCCTGGATACCGCCCGTGTGGCGACGCATCATGGATCACCGTGTGCTCGACTACTACGGAGGGGACCTCGACTACGTCAATACGAGGACACGTGCCCAATGA
- the istB gene encoding IS21-like element helper ATPase IstB: MTTKTTTPSMASAPPLPAELEDLLRRLRLPHIRRHAPEVVATAKAQRWEPAEVLKALFAEEVAGRERSALATRRAAAGFPTGKTFDAWQPEASSIPAPTQQALRTLEWVHRRENLVVCGPSGTGKTFLLEALGHQAVEAGLKVAWFTLEDLGVLLRRHRADDTVSKAIARVLRADLVVVDDIGLLPVAQDAAEGLYRLVDAAYEKRSVAISSNLHPSGFDELMPKTLATATVDRLLHHAHVCQTSGDSVRLTQALAGRGVSPLS; this comes from the coding sequence ATGACGACCAAGACCACCACACCATCGATGGCGTCCGCGCCGCCGTTGCCGGCCGAGTTGGAGGACCTCTTGCGGCGGCTTCGGCTGCCCCACATCCGTCGCCACGCACCGGAGGTCGTCGCGACCGCGAAGGCCCAACGCTGGGAGCCCGCCGAGGTGCTCAAGGCTCTGTTCGCCGAGGAGGTCGCCGGAAGGGAACGCTCCGCACTGGCCACCCGCAGGGCGGCTGCGGGGTTCCCGACCGGGAAGACGTTCGATGCGTGGCAGCCCGAGGCATCCTCGATCCCGGCACCGACCCAGCAGGCACTCCGCACCCTGGAATGGGTCCACCGTCGGGAAAACCTCGTCGTGTGCGGGCCGTCGGGGACCGGGAAGACGTTCCTACTGGAGGCACTCGGTCACCAAGCCGTCGAGGCCGGGTTGAAGGTCGCCTGGTTCACCCTGGAAGACCTCGGGGTCCTGCTGCGCCGCCATCGTGCCGACGACACGGTGTCCAAGGCCATCGCCCGTGTGCTGCGCGCCGATCTCGTTGTCGTCGACGACATCGGCCTGTTGCCGGTCGCCCAGGATGCCGCCGAGGGGCTCTACCGGCTCGTCGACGCCGCCTACGAGAAGCGGTCGGTCGCGATCAGCTCGAACCTGCACCCGTCCGGGTTCGACGAGCTGATGCCCAAGACGCTGGCGACCGCCACCGTCGACCGGCTACTGCACCACGCCCACGTGTGCCAGACCAGCGGAGACTCCGTGCGACTTACCCAGGCACTCGCCGGCCGAGGGGTGAGTCCCTTGAGCTGA
- the istA gene encoding IS21 family transposase — MKSAEEIMEILDAYDLTGSLRDAGELAGCSHHTVKHYVDRRAAGGELDKAVTRPQLIDEYLPKVEEWVERSKGKVRADRAHEKLLAMGYKGSERTTRRAVASVKKSYRSGHVRVHRPWVTEPGMWLQYDYGDGPVVDGVKTVLFVAWLAWSRFRVVIALRDKTMPSVFAALDQTFRRLGGVPTYVLTDNEKTVTTEHIAGIPVRNGQLVTFAEHYSVVVHTCVPADPASKGGTESSVKISKADLVPKDTNLREEYASFSELEEACEAFCQKVNTRAHRTTKRPPVEMLAEERTRLHPVPTQPHTVAFGTTRVVPGNTPMVMFESGQYSVPHTLLGATVWVRAQGLGDGEEVVIVHVGEDGPAEVARHARATPGTPRINDEHFPPQPEGPLNRQPRAKNPAEAEFLDLGEGARLWLVEAAAAGTPRMRVKMAEALSLAKLFDPVEVDWALGHAAVHGRFAEADLSSILDHHARQPAVGEHRAGEERSLTQGTAGWARLGQHDSQHDSREGNEVTR, encoded by the coding sequence TTGAAGTCTGCCGAGGAGATCATGGAAATCCTGGATGCCTACGACCTGACAGGGTCGTTGCGTGATGCCGGCGAGCTGGCCGGATGCTCGCACCACACGGTCAAGCACTACGTGGACCGCCGTGCTGCCGGGGGTGAGCTGGACAAGGCCGTGACTCGGCCGCAGTTGATCGATGAGTACCTGCCCAAGGTCGAGGAGTGGGTCGAGCGGTCCAAGGGCAAGGTCCGTGCCGACAGAGCGCACGAGAAGCTGCTCGCGATGGGCTACAAGGGTTCGGAGCGCACCACCCGTCGTGCGGTCGCATCGGTGAAGAAGTCATACCGGTCAGGACATGTGCGGGTCCACCGGCCCTGGGTCACCGAGCCGGGGATGTGGCTGCAGTACGACTACGGCGACGGACCTGTCGTCGACGGCGTCAAGACGGTTCTGTTCGTGGCGTGGCTGGCGTGGTCGCGGTTCCGGGTCGTGATCGCGCTGCGCGATAAGACCATGCCGTCCGTGTTCGCCGCGCTGGACCAGACCTTCCGCCGGTTGGGTGGGGTGCCGACCTACGTGCTGACCGACAACGAGAAGACCGTCACGACCGAGCACATCGCCGGGATCCCGGTCCGCAACGGACAGCTCGTCACCTTCGCCGAGCACTACTCGGTCGTGGTCCACACCTGTGTGCCGGCGGATCCGGCGTCCAAGGGCGGCACCGAGTCGTCGGTGAAGATCAGCAAGGCCGACCTGGTGCCCAAGGACACCAACCTGCGTGAGGAGTACGCGTCGTTTAGCGAGCTCGAGGAGGCGTGTGAGGCGTTCTGTCAGAAGGTCAACACCCGGGCTCACCGGACCACGAAGCGGCCACCGGTCGAGATGTTGGCCGAAGAGCGGACACGGCTACACCCGGTCCCGACACAGCCGCACACAGTCGCGTTCGGCACCACCCGGGTAGTGCCGGGCAACACGCCGATGGTGATGTTCGAGTCCGGCCAGTACTCGGTGCCACACACCCTGCTCGGCGCCACGGTGTGGGTTCGTGCCCAAGGACTCGGCGACGGCGAGGAGGTCGTCATCGTTCACGTCGGCGAGGACGGACCCGCCGAGGTCGCCCGCCACGCGCGCGCGACGCCGGGCACGCCGAGGATCAACGACGAGCACTTCCCACCGCAGCCGGAAGGTCCGTTGAACCGGCAGCCGCGAGCGAAGAACCCAGCGGAAGCCGAGTTCCTCGACCTGGGCGAGGGCGCCCGCCTGTGGCTGGTCGAGGCCGCTGCGGCGGGCACGCCGCGGATGAGGGTCAAGATGGCCGAAGCCCTCAGCCTGGCCAAGCTGTTCGACCCCGTCGAGGTCGACTGGGCACTCGGCCACGCCGCCGTCCACGGCCGGTTCGCCGAGGCCGATCTGTCCTCGATCCTCGACCACCACGCCCGGCAACCCGCTGTTGGCGAGCACCGTGCCGGCGAAGAACGGTCGCTGACCCAGGGCACCGCCGGATGGGCACGTCTCGGCCAGCACGACAGCCAGCACGACAGCCGCGAGGGGAACGAGGTGACCCGATGA
- a CDS encoding IS110 family transposase, with translation MIYQRTSVGLDVHALSVVACAIDGQTGDMFKQRLCPDHGEILAWLRSLPGPVKVVYEAGPTGFGLCRSLNHAGMECVVVAPSKLQRPAGDRVKTDARDALHLARLLRLDEIVEVTVPSVEQEAARDLVRAREDARGDLMRCRHRLSKLLLRQGIVYSGGAAWTGAHDMWLRGQKFDQPALQATFDSNYEAMLLTRDRRDRLDTAIEEMAESSPYTPMVRRLGCLRGISTLTGFGLAVEIGDWQRFTGSTIGSYVGLVPSEYSSGTSRSQGSITKTGNGHARRLLVEAAWHHRKIYRNPGQVMRTRWEKASPAARARGHAGNHRLHHRWEQFTARKKRPVVANVAVARELAGWCWSLAVVDDQP, from the coding sequence GTGATATATCAGCGTACGAGTGTCGGATTGGACGTGCATGCACTCTCGGTAGTGGCATGCGCGATTGACGGTCAGACCGGCGACATGTTCAAACAACGATTATGTCCGGATCACGGCGAAATCCTCGCCTGGTTGCGTTCGCTGCCGGGCCCGGTGAAGGTCGTCTACGAGGCTGGACCGACCGGATTCGGCCTGTGCCGATCCCTTAATCATGCAGGTATGGAGTGCGTGGTGGTCGCGCCGTCAAAACTACAGAGACCTGCGGGAGATCGGGTCAAGACCGACGCTCGCGACGCACTGCATCTGGCAAGGTTGCTCCGGCTGGACGAGATCGTCGAGGTCACTGTTCCTTCGGTGGAACAGGAGGCGGCCCGTGATCTGGTCCGTGCCCGTGAGGATGCTCGCGGGGATTTGATGCGATGCCGACATCGTTTGTCGAAACTTCTTCTGCGGCAGGGCATCGTCTATTCCGGTGGTGCGGCGTGGACCGGCGCGCACGACATGTGGCTCCGTGGTCAGAAGTTCGACCAGCCGGCACTGCAGGCGACGTTCGACTCGAACTACGAGGCGATGCTGCTCACGCGAGACCGCCGCGACCGACTGGATACGGCGATCGAAGAGATGGCGGAGAGCAGTCCCTACACGCCAATGGTGCGCCGGCTGGGATGTTTGCGCGGAATTTCGACGTTGACCGGGTTCGGGTTGGCGGTCGAGATCGGCGACTGGCAACGCTTCACAGGGAGCACGATCGGCTCGTACGTCGGGTTGGTGCCGAGTGAATACTCCTCGGGGACATCACGATCGCAGGGATCGATCACCAAGACCGGCAACGGTCACGCGCGACGGTTGTTGGTCGAGGCGGCCTGGCATCACCGCAAGATCTACCGCAATCCTGGGCAGGTCATGCGCACCCGGTGGGAGAAGGCGTCACCGGCAGCGCGTGCGCGTGGCCACGCCGGCAACCACCGCCTGCATCATCGGTGGGAGCAGTTCACCGCTCGTAAGAAGCGTCCGGTGGTCGCCAATGTCGCCGTCGCCCGAGAACTTGCGGGGTGGTGCTGGTCGTTGGCGGTCGTCGACGACCAGCCCTGA
- a CDS encoding alpha/beta hydrolase — protein MIPDSVPLGRFRARKVMTGLGVLLGACLLSSVGVVTAHADPTEPVAAVVGVRTVSETLSVVDVFSPSMNRVISNEVLRPAGGGSLPTLYLLNGALGNEDGVGWINNSTVRDFFADKNVTVVLPVGGRFSFYTDWQQPDPVLGVNTWQTYLTRELPAAIDAQFGGTGANAVAGLSMSGASALDLAIQAPGLYRATASLSGCPAPSSPLAAAGISAMIAGGLNNPFNMWGLPGSPAWREHDPSLNAGKLTGTAVYVAASRGNVGAVDRIPPGAMPPWGGMAVEAMIFQCTTQFVDALRAANIPATVSLREEGAHTWSLFEDELREAWFTTIAPALNTA, from the coding sequence ATGATCCCAGATTCGGTACCTCTCGGTCGGTTTCGTGCCCGAAAGGTCATGACCGGTCTCGGCGTCCTGCTCGGTGCCTGCCTCCTGTCGAGTGTGGGCGTCGTAACCGCTCACGCGGACCCGACGGAGCCGGTTGCCGCTGTCGTGGGTGTTCGGACTGTCTCCGAGACCCTTTCGGTCGTCGACGTGTTTTCGCCGTCGATGAACCGCGTCATTTCCAACGAAGTACTGCGCCCCGCCGGGGGCGGGTCGCTCCCTACCTTGTACCTCCTGAACGGAGCGCTCGGCAACGAGGACGGTGTCGGATGGATCAACAACTCCACCGTCCGCGACTTCTTCGCCGACAAGAATGTCACCGTCGTCCTCCCTGTCGGGGGCCGCTTCAGCTTCTACACCGATTGGCAACAGCCTGATCCCGTCCTCGGTGTGAACACCTGGCAAACGTATCTGACTCGGGAGCTCCCCGCTGCCATCGACGCCCAGTTCGGTGGAACGGGCGCCAATGCGGTCGCCGGACTCTCGATGAGCGGTGCATCCGCACTCGACCTCGCCATCCAAGCACCCGGCCTCTACCGAGCGACAGCCTCCTTGAGTGGCTGCCCCGCCCCCAGTAGTCCACTCGCTGCCGCGGGGATCTCCGCCATGATCGCCGGCGGGCTGAACAATCCGTTCAACATGTGGGGACTGCCCGGCAGCCCCGCCTGGCGCGAGCATGATCCTTCCCTGAACGCAGGCAAGCTCACCGGCACAGCCGTCTACGTCGCCGCATCCCGCGGTAATGTCGGCGCCGTCGACCGCATTCCCCCGGGAGCGATGCCGCCGTGGGGCGGGATGGCGGTCGAAGCAATGATTTTCCAGTGCACCACCCAATTCGTCGATGCTCTACGCGCCGCGAACATCCCCGCGACCGTGTCGCTGCGTGAGGAAGGCGCACACACCTGGTCACTGTTCGAAGACGAACTGCGCGAGGCGTGGTTCACCACGATTGCACCCGCACTGAACACTGCCTGA
- a CDS encoding glycosyltransferase 87 family protein — MTGAINASDGSSSDTETVNSGAVVAESAASAEVPRRSLRVGVLGFSVLGVLAVASVLMVLFAVPMDAHYWGIFDNFLDLDVYRHGGSVVVQGLPLYDGPVLEGMMFTYTPFAALLFTVWAVLSLQQAILVWTGLNIAALFAVIVLCWKYLGYRLDVKAYAVSALATTIFLFMEPIRTTLWLGQINIFLLLLIVWDLGRDEKSRLRGIGAGVAAGVKLTPAFFWAYLFITRQWRALVTAVVTFAATVAIGFVVIYNDAYKYWTGTLVDSERVGPTDAPSNQSVSGLIAQLTHTPTPSRVLVLVFSALAVCLGLGAAWIAHRHGQKLLGLTMTGLTATTVSPFSWGHHWVWFVPLVVLAAHYAMVSKKRWAWVAPFVFLLPVLNWSHTWWGPSFVPGTDRFVGMGLFMFVPPEYLRIPAVGVYLWVFTLAAVSTLVVFGWKKWKVPAADTTF, encoded by the coding sequence GTGACGGGCGCGATCAACGCTTCGGATGGTTCCAGTTCCGATACCGAAACTGTGAATTCAGGTGCGGTCGTAGCCGAATCTGCCGCGTCAGCTGAGGTACCGCGACGCAGTCTCCGTGTCGGTGTTCTCGGATTCTCTGTACTCGGTGTCCTGGCCGTCGCGTCCGTGCTGATGGTTCTGTTCGCGGTGCCAATGGATGCACATTACTGGGGGATCTTCGACAACTTCCTCGATCTCGACGTCTACCGCCACGGCGGCAGCGTTGTGGTTCAGGGCCTTCCGTTGTACGACGGGCCAGTCCTGGAAGGGATGATGTTCACGTACACCCCGTTTGCGGCTTTGCTGTTCACGGTGTGGGCGGTGCTCTCGCTGCAACAGGCGATCCTCGTGTGGACGGGTTTGAACATCGCTGCGTTGTTCGCAGTGATCGTGTTGTGCTGGAAGTACCTCGGTTATCGGCTCGACGTGAAGGCGTACGCCGTGAGTGCGTTGGCCACCACGATCTTTCTGTTCATGGAACCGATACGTACGACGCTCTGGCTCGGGCAGATCAACATCTTCCTGCTGCTCTTGATCGTGTGGGACCTCGGTCGGGACGAGAAGAGTCGGCTCCGAGGAATCGGAGCAGGCGTTGCCGCGGGTGTGAAGCTGACTCCGGCCTTCTTCTGGGCGTACCTCTTCATCACTCGTCAATGGCGTGCGTTGGTGACGGCCGTCGTGACGTTCGCGGCGACCGTCGCGATTGGTTTCGTCGTGATCTACAACGATGCGTACAAGTACTGGACCGGCACTCTTGTCGACAGCGAACGCGTCGGACCGACGGATGCTCCGAGCAACCAGTCCGTGTCCGGTCTGATTGCTCAGCTCACTCACACTCCGACGCCGTCGCGGGTCCTGGTCCTCGTCTTCAGTGCGCTGGCAGTATGCCTCGGACTCGGTGCCGCGTGGATTGCTCACCGGCACGGCCAGAAATTGCTCGGCCTCACCATGACGGGGTTGACTGCGACCACTGTCTCGCCGTTCTCATGGGGTCACCACTGGGTGTGGTTCGTCCCGCTGGTCGTGCTCGCCGCGCACTACGCGATGGTGTCGAAGAAGCGCTGGGCGTGGGTGGCGCCGTTCGTTTTCCTGCTCCCGGTCCTGAACTGGTCTCACACCTGGTGGGGCCCCTCGTTCGTTCCTGGCACGGATCGCTTTGTCGGAATGGGCCTGTTCATGTTCGTGCCGCCCGAGTATCTGCGGATCCCGGCCGTCGGCGTCTACCTCTGGGTCTTCACGCTTGCCGCGGTCTCGACCTTGGTGGTGTTCGGGTGGAAGAAGTGGAAAGTTCCCGCTGCGGACACGACCTTCTGA
- a CDS encoding NAD(P)/FAD-dependent oxidoreductase: MKIVVVGAGYAGTIAANHLAKKLPDAELTVVNPRADFVERVRLHQQIAGTGSAATPLTSMLAETIHTVLGSVNKIGDGSLTLEDGASLDFDYLLLAVGSTVRAPAGTVPVGTWEGAQQSRAALAELPGGSVVTVVGGGLTGIEVVSEVAEARPDLRVRIVGEKIGASLSPGAQDRVRAELTRMGVDIVEDRVVDIDTSGGGGSGTIALRSGDRVDSDLTLWAIVADVPDLAARSGLDVTAEGRAVVDEYLRSVTDPRVFVVGDCAAVPGARFACATATPQGAHAAKVIVRTIKGRRLKRFSMGYVGQSLSLGRNGGLLQMCRRDDTPRRMYLTGRIAATSKESIVRYAKYGSRTAHYAWMPGGQSPKLTA; the protein is encoded by the coding sequence ATGAAAATCGTAGTCGTAGGCGCCGGATATGCAGGAACGATCGCGGCCAATCATCTGGCGAAGAAACTGCCGGACGCCGAACTCACGGTGGTCAATCCGCGTGCCGATTTCGTCGAACGGGTCAGGCTCCACCAACAGATAGCCGGAACAGGATCTGCAGCAACACCTCTCACCTCGATGCTGGCAGAGACGATTCATACGGTTCTCGGCTCCGTGAACAAGATCGGCGACGGCTCGCTCACCCTCGAAGACGGCGCGAGCCTGGACTTCGACTACCTGCTCCTCGCGGTCGGAAGCACGGTCCGCGCACCCGCGGGGACGGTGCCGGTCGGGACGTGGGAAGGTGCGCAGCAGTCGCGGGCCGCACTGGCCGAACTACCCGGTGGGAGTGTGGTCACCGTCGTCGGCGGCGGTCTGACCGGGATCGAGGTTGTCTCCGAGGTCGCCGAAGCGCGTCCGGATCTGCGGGTGCGGATCGTGGGAGAGAAGATCGGGGCAAGTCTCTCCCCTGGCGCGCAGGATCGGGTGCGGGCAGAGCTCACGCGGATGGGGGTCGACATCGTCGAGGACCGTGTCGTCGACATAGACACATCCGGCGGAGGAGGCAGCGGCACAATCGCTCTGCGCTCTGGCGACCGTGTCGACTCGGATCTGACGTTGTGGGCGATCGTGGCCGACGTTCCCGATCTCGCAGCTCGCAGCGGACTGGACGTCACCGCAGAGGGGCGGGCAGTGGTGGACGAGTACCTCCGTAGCGTCACCGACCCTCGGGTCTTTGTGGTCGGGGACTGCGCCGCTGTCCCGGGTGCGCGTTTCGCGTGCGCGACGGCGACCCCGCAAGGTGCCCACGCGGCAAAGGTCATCGTTCGAACGATCAAGGGGCGCAGGCTGAAACGATTCTCCATGGGGTACGTGGGGCAATCTCTGAGTCTCGGAAGGAATGGCGGTCTGCTTCAGATGTGTCGGCGGGACGACACACCGCGGCGGATGTACCTCACCGGCCGAATCGCCGCGACAAGCAAAGAGAGCATCGTGCGCTACGCCAAGTACGGGTCCCGGACAGCTCACTACGCTTGGATGCCCGGGGGGCAATCGCCGAAGCTGACCGCATAG
- a CDS encoding TetR/AcrR family transcriptional regulator has product MTSAERLFREHGFAATTVREIAADAGVSTGSVMAVGDKDGLLVSVFDDWIAAVHQARGEPEAFGGSPEEAADAIMGVFAPFLAYFARDPQLSREYTSIIVRGTHTSEIFGDLAVALVAELGAVLSGIGMTPTESARGARVMYFAYLGIIMTAGNFAAISRSPLEQIRETISFVLSAHHTRDP; this is encoded by the coding sequence ATGACTTCGGCGGAGAGACTCTTTCGTGAACACGGTTTCGCTGCGACGACGGTTCGGGAGATCGCAGCCGATGCTGGGGTGAGTACGGGGTCGGTCATGGCGGTCGGCGACAAGGACGGTTTGCTGGTGTCGGTCTTCGACGACTGGATAGCGGCTGTGCACCAGGCCCGAGGCGAGCCGGAGGCGTTCGGCGGGTCACCGGAGGAGGCTGCAGACGCCATCATGGGCGTGTTTGCACCGTTCCTCGCGTATTTCGCGCGTGATCCCCAACTTTCGCGGGAGTACACCTCCATCATCGTGCGCGGCACTCACACGTCGGAGATCTTCGGAGATCTTGCGGTCGCGCTGGTCGCCGAACTCGGCGCGGTGCTCTCCGGGATCGGTATGACACCTACGGAGTCTGCTCGCGGTGCGCGTGTCATGTACTTCGCTTACCTCGGAATCATCATGACTGCAGGCAATTTCGCCGCGATCAGTCGATCACCGCTCGAACAGATCCGCGAAACCATCAGCTTCGTCCTGAGCGCACACCACACCCGGGACCCGTAG
- a CDS encoding WhiB family transcriptional regulator, which produces MDSAEVPCRSSDPDLWFSSVRSELSTAIALCRICSHLHQCLTGALDRQEAAGIWGGRHIVEGKIAALPGTTRRYSAGRLRFHAPSKSP; this is translated from the coding sequence ATGGACAGTGCAGAGGTCCCATGTCGATCCTCCGACCCGGATTTGTGGTTCTCGTCGGTCCGCAGCGAACTGTCGACTGCAATAGCGTTGTGCCGCATATGCTCTCACCTTCATCAGTGTTTGACGGGTGCGCTCGACAGGCAGGAAGCGGCTGGGATCTGGGGTGGCCGACATATCGTCGAGGGGAAAATTGCGGCCCTTCCGGGGACGACACGCCGCTACTCCGCCGGACGACTCCGGTTTCATGCCCCTTCGAAATCGCCTTAG